One Gambusia affinis linkage group LG15, SWU_Gaff_1.0, whole genome shotgun sequence genomic window carries:
- the sms gene encoding spermine synthase, translating into MAVRHYTLDINLSTPVDSTSVVPGLLSIFHEQELSETIHDTNGHGYLATFVGKNGRLVVLRVHSHGLVTIDLQCHEDDSIAQLDNLLNALEKKLKVLLNGNITRIKRLPALVRGAKVDRYWPTADGRLVEYDIDEVVYEEDSAYQNIKILHSRQYGNILVLDGDVNLAESDLAYTQAITGNGRENYAGKEVLILGGGDGGILAELVKQKPKMVTMVEIDQKVIDGCKMFMRRTCGNTLDNLRGDCYQILIEDCVPLLKKYVQEGRTFDYVINDLTAIPISTSPEEDSMWEFLRLILDLSVRVLHPKGKYFTQGNSVNLKEALSLYEEQLGKLSCPVDFQKEVVCVPSYLEQWVFYTAWKK; encoded by the exons TCGACTCAACCTCTGTAGTGCCTGGTCTGCTGTCCATATTTCATGAGCAGGAGCTGTCGGAGACTATCCATGACACAAATGGCCATGGATATCTAGCTACATTTGTTGGCAAGAATGGGCG GCTCGTTGTTCTGCGTGTGCACTCCCATGGGTTGGTCACCATCGATCTGCAGTGTCATGAAGACGACAGCATTGCACAGCTAGACAAT CTTTTAAATGCACTGGAAAAGAAGTTAAAAGTTCTGTTAAATGGAAATATTACAAGGATTAAAAG GCTTCCAGCCTTAGTACGAGGAGCAAAAGTTGACCGATACTGGCCCACAGCTGATGGCAGACTGGTGGAGTATGACATTGATGAAGTGGTTTACGAAGAAGATTCTGCATACCAAAACATAAAGATATTGCACTCACGACAGTATGGAAATATCCTAGTCCTCGATGGAGATGTCA ACCTGGCAGAAAGTGATTTGGCGTACACACAAGCCATCACAGGGAATGGAAGAGAGAATTATGCAGGGAAGGAGGTGCTGATCTTAGGAGGAGGTGATGGAGGCATCCTCGCCGAGTTGGTCAAACAAAAGCCAAAGATGGTCACCATGGTGGAG ATTGACCAGAAGGTAATCGATGGATGCAAGATGTTCATGAGGAGGACTTGTGGGAATACCCTGGACAACCTGAGGGGCGATTGTTATCAA ATTCTGATTGAAGACTGTGTCCCCTTGCTGAAGAAGTATGTCCAGGAAGGAAGAACATTTGATTATGTAATTAATGACCTCACTGCAATCCCAATATCTACTTCACCAGAAGAAG ACTCTATGTGGGAATTTCTACGTCTCATCTTAGATCTGTCAGTGCGCGTCCTGCACCCCAAGGGGAAATATTTTACACAG GGTAACAGCGTGAATCTGAAAGAAGCGCTGAGTCTATATGAAGAGCAGCTGGGAAAGCTCTCCTGTCCTGTAGATTTCCAAAAAGAGGTGGTGTGCGTACCCTCCTACCTGGAGCA ATGGGTTTTCTACACTGCATGGAAGAAGTGA